GTTCCTGATAACCCGAAAAGCGACAGACGGCCGAATTTGGAATTCGTTGTTTCGGACTGGCCAGCAACGATGATTCCGGAAACAATGCCACGTCAGTCGGCGCCCGCCCCTTAATGCGCGGCTAAGTTAACACCAAAAGCGCTTCAAAAACATAAAGGCCTATTCATGAGATCCTCCAACCCCGCTCTGAGCGAAAACGTTTTTCACAACTTTGAATCCTACGGTGACACCACTGTGATGACAGTCACGGGCACGGCGATCAAGACGATGATCGCCATCGTCCTGGCGTTTGCCACGGCGATTTTCACATGGAAGCAACATGAAGCCGGCAACTCTATTCAGGGTCTGATGATCGGGGGGCTAATCGTTGGACTGATTGCAGCCATTGCGACGATGTTCAAGAAAAACTGGGCACCAATTACGACGCCCATTTACGCTTTGGCCGAAGGCTGCTTCCTGGGAGGAATTTCGGCCATCATTCAGGAACAACTGAACGCTCGGATGGCCGATGCACCGCCGATCGCGTTTCAGGCGTGCGTTCTTACGTTTGGAACACTGGCCGTGATGATGACGGTGTACCAAACCGGCCTCATTAAAGTGACCGACAAACTCCGCATGGGTGTCGTTGCTGCCACCGGCGGGATCGCCCTACTCTACCTGGTTTCGATGGTGATGAGCTTCTTTGGTTCAGGTATCGCCTTCATTCACAGTGCCGGCCCATTCGGCATCGCGTTTAGCGTGTTCGTTGTCGGCTTGGCCGCGTTCAACCTCCTGTTGGATTTTGACCTCATCGATCGCCTCACCGCCAGTCGAGCTCCCAAACACATGGAATGGTATGGCGCGTTCGCATTGATGGTGACGCTGGTCTGGCTGTACATCGAAATCCTGCGTCTGCTGTC
This DNA window, taken from Fuerstiella marisgermanici, encodes the following:
- a CDS encoding Bax inhibitor-1/YccA family protein — protein: MRSSNPALSENVFHNFESYGDTTVMTVTGTAIKTMIAIVLAFATAIFTWKQHEAGNSIQGLMIGGLIVGLIAAIATMFKKNWAPITTPIYALAEGCFLGGISAIIQEQLNARMADAPPIAFQACVLTFGTLAVMMTVYQTGLIKVTDKLRMGVVAATGGIALLYLVSMVMSFFGSGIAFIHSAGPFGIAFSVFVVGLAAFNLLLDFDLIDRLTASRAPKHMEWYGAFALMVTLVWLYIEILRLLSKLNRRD